One part of the Aspergillus luchuensis IFO 4308 DNA, chromosome 5, nearly complete sequence genome encodes these proteins:
- the APS3 gene encoding putative AP-3 adaptor complex subunit sigma (BUSCO:EOG09265FGA;~COG:U;~EggNog:ENOG410PJBE;~InterPro:IPR016635,IPR011012,IPR022775,IPR027155;~PFAM:PF01217;~go_component: GO:0030123 - AP-3 adaptor complex [Evidence IEA];~go_process: GO:0006896 - Golgi to vacuole transport [Evidence IEA];~go_process: GO:0015031 - protein transport [Evidence IEA]) translates to MINAVLVFNNNGQPRLTKFYTQIDTQTKQSLIAQIYNLVSQRPASACNFLPLPPLLSRGASSGAENGPSDAPTQITYRNYATLSFIMISTSTESPLALIDLIQVFVEALDRMFENVCELDLIFGYETMHAVLSEMIVGGVVVETNIDKIVSAVRDQEGNLGKKRAIQAASSGIGRTGLPGLGAWR, encoded by the exons ATGATCAACgccgtcctcgtcttcaacaaCAACGGACAACCCCGTTTAACCAAGTTCTACACACAGATC GACACCCAAACCAAACAATCCCTAATTGCGCAAATCTACAACCTCGTCTCCCAACGCCCCGCCAGCGCCTGCaatttcctccccctcccgccACTTCTCTCCCGCGGCGCAAGCTCCGGCGCAGAAAACGGCCCCTCCGACGCCCCCACCCAAATCACCTACCGGAACTATGCCACCTTGTCGTTCATCATGATCTCCACGTCGACTGAGTCGCCGCTGGCGCTGATCGATCTAATCCAGGTCTTCGTAGAGGCGTTGGACCGCATGTTCGAGAACGTGTGCGAGCTGGATCTGATCTTCGGGTATGAGACTATGCATGCGGTGCTGAGTGAGATGAttgttgggggtgtggtggtggagacgAATATTGATAAGATTGTTTCGGCGGTGAGGGATCAGGAGGGCAatttggggaagaagagggctaTTCAGGCGGCTAGTTCGGGGATTGGGAGAACGGGGTTGCCTGGGTTGGGGGCTTGGAGGTGA
- the RPL8B gene encoding 60S ribosomal protein eL8 (COG:J;~EggNog:ENOG410PHEE;~InterPro:IPR004038,IPR001921,IPR029064,IPR018492, IPR004037,IPR038524;~PFAM:PF01248;~go_component: GO:1990904 - ribonucleoprotein complex [Evidence IEA];~go_process: GO:0042254 - ribosome biogenesis [Evidence IEA]), giving the protein MPAQKSGKKTAPLPYPQGKAGAKKAPKNPLIEKRPRNFGIGQDIQPKRNLGRFVKWPEYVRLQRQKKILNLRLKVPPSIAQFQNTLDRNTAAQTFKFLNKYRPETKVEKKERLHAEATAVAEGKKKEDVSKKPYNVKYGLNHVVGLVENKKASLVLIAHDVDPIELVVFLPALCRKMGVPYAIVKGKARLGTVVHKKTSAVLALTEVRSEDKAEFAKLLSAIKEGYSDKYEESRRHWGGGIMGAKAVARQEKKRKAVEGAIRV; this is encoded by the exons ATG CCTGCCCAGAAGTCCGGAAAGAAGACTGCTCCCCTCCCTTACCCCCAGGGTAAGGCTGGCGCTAAGAAGGCTCCCAAG aACCCTCTCATCGAGAAGCGCCCCCGCAACTTCGGCATTGGCCAGGACATCCAGCCCAAGCGCAACCTCGGCCGTTTCGTCAAGTGGCCCGAGTATGTCCGTCTGCagcgccagaagaagatcttgaaCCTCCGTCTCAAGGTCCCTCCTTCCATTGCTCAGTTCCAGAACACCCTGGACCGCAACACCGCTGCCCAGACCTTCAAGTTCCTCAACAAGTACCGTCCCGAGACCAaggtcgagaagaaggagcgtCTCCACGCCGAGGCCACCGCCGTCGCtgagggcaagaagaaggaggatgtcTCCAAGAAGCCCTACAACGTCAAGTACGGTCTTAACCACGTTGTCGGCCTCGtcgagaacaagaaggcttCCCTTGTCCTGATTGCTCACGACGTTGACCCCATTGAGCTGGTTGTTTTCTTGCCCGCTCTTTGCCGCAAGATGGGTGTCCCTTACGCTATTGTTAAGGGTAAGGCTCGTCTTGGAACTGTTGTTCACAAGAAG ACCTCCGCTGTCCTCGCTCTCACCGAGGTCCGCTCCGAGGACAAGGCCGAGTTCGCCAAGCTCCTCTCCGCCATCAAGGAGGGCTACTCCGACAAGTACGAGGAGTCCCGCCGTCactggggtggtggtatcatGGGCGCCAAGGCTGTTGCCCgccaggagaagaagcgcaaggccgTTGAGGGTGCCATCCGTGTCTAA
- a CDS encoding translation initiation/elongation factor MRX8 (COG:S;~EggNog:ENOG410PKVI;~InterPro:IPR019987,IPR027417,IPR006073,IPR030393;~PFAM:PF01926;~go_function: GO:0005525 - GTP binding [Evidence IEA]) codes for MKNRISSLRPLCRPQAQILLNVRNYSTSKPPIPQSQPQPRPQPNNKLQFKDIPATAVNYYWDTQAPDESQLAYADKFFAPSRHSPIKLWTLSKFRTTPLSSTTPEVAFLGRSNVGKSSLLNALMGQEICWTSSKPGRTQTMNAFGIGGTKGGESKVVLLDMPGYGKGSRSEWGNEIMKYLKNRKQLRRTFILIDGQHGIKHSDEGILELFRHYAIPHQIIVSKVDNIMAARTSQLATGVTEERLLQTQKKIQELRPIIQPVGRDEGPGALGEILTCSSKVLRTPGNYLGISPIRWAILSAAGYDGMMEVKSSHGQPDLTGSSMSSGAGL; via the exons ATGAAAAACCGAATCTCCTCATTAAGGCCCCTCTGCCGTCCCCAAGCGCAAATTCTCCTCAATGTTCGCAACTATTCGACAAGCAAACCTCCGATTCCGCAATCGCAACCGCAACCGCGGCCGCAGCCCAACAACAAACTACAATTCAAAGACATCCCCGCCACAGCTGTGAACTACTACTGGGACACACAAGCACCGGATGAAAGCCAACTCGCCTACGCAGACAAATTCTTCGCTCCCTCGCGTCACTCCCCAATAAAGCTCTGGACCCTGAGCAAGTTCCGCACGACGCCACTTTCCTCGACGACTCCCGAAGTAGCATTTCTAGGGCGGTCGAATGTCGGCAAAAGCTCATTGTTGAACGCCCTCATGGGGCAGGAGATATGCTGGACATCGTCGAAACCAGGGCGCACGCAGACGATGAACGCATTCGGTATCGGAGGGACAAAGGGCGGCGAGTCTAAGGTCGTGTTGCTCGATATGCCGGGATACGGAAAGGGGAGTCGATCGGAATGGGGGAATGAGATTATGAAGTATTTGAAGAATAGGAAGCA ACTCCGCCGCACCTTCATCCTAATCGACGGCCAGCACGGCATCAAGCACTCCGACGAAGGCATCCTCGAATTATTCCGCCACTACGCCATCCCGCACCAGATCATCGTCTCGAAAGTTGATAATATCATGGCAGCGAGGACGAGTCAACTTGCCACTGGAGTAACGGAGGAACGTCTGCTCCAGACGCAGAAGAAGATACAGGAGCTCCGTCCTATCATTCAGCCTGTTGGCCGAGACGAAGGTCCCGGTGCTCTGGGCGAGATTCTGACATGCAGTTCGAAAGTCCTCCGGACTCCTGGAAACTATCTGGGGATTAGTCCCATTCGTTGGGCTATCTTGTCTGCTGCTGGCtatgatgggatgatggaggtgaagTCTAGCCATGGCCAACCTGATCTGACGGGGTCGAGTATGTCCTCTGGGGCTGGACTTTGA
- a CDS encoding uS17 family ribosomal protein (COG:S;~EggNog:ENOG410PRF2;~InterPro:IPR012340,IPR000266;~PFAM:PF00366;~go_component: GO:0005840 - ribosome [Evidence IEA];~go_function: GO:0003735 - structural constituent of ribosome [Evidence IEA];~go_process: GO:0006412 - translation [Evidence IEA]), which yields MRPANFLRALQPLRSSMMRSTTTTTSTTAPSLYQTTLRSLTTTVPRLNEQQQQQPQQQEADLSSSTTTTTTTAVPPSLRSYPYKTKTGTVVSVGRMDRTVRVSHRHTIWDAHIQKPYPKVTNYLVSDPRNSLREGDVIEFSSGYPKSRNVRHVVERIIAPFGSAIEDRPAVLTREERDAERAAKRAAKWERREARRAEAGVSESEGKGGEHVGRIRRLVLERTGGVEV from the coding sequence ATGCGTCCCGCCAATTTCCTCCGGGCTCTTCAGCCCCTGCGCTCCTCCATGATGcgctccaccaccactaccacctccaCAACAGCGCCCTCTCTATACCAGACCACCCTGCGCTCTCTCACGACCACCGTCCCCCGACTCAAcgagcaacagcaacaacaaccacaacaacaagaagccGACCTATCTTCGTCcacgactactactaccaccaccgccgtccccccctccctccgcagCTACCCCTACAAGACCAAGACCGGCACCGTCGTCTCCGTCGGCCGCATGGACCGCACCGTCCGCGTCAGCCACCGCCACACCATTTGGGACGCACACATCCAGAAGCCCTACCCCAAGGTAACGAACTACTTGGTGTCGGATCCGCGCAACTCACTGCGCGAGGGCGACGTCATTGAGTTCTCGTCCGGCTACCCGAAGAGCCGGAACGTGCGCCACGTTGTGGAGAGAATCATTGCGCCGTTTGGATCTGCTATTGAGGATAGACCGGCTGTTTTGACTCgtgaggagagggatgcTGAGCGTGCGGCTAAGAGAGCTGCTAAGTGGGAGCGTAGAGAGGCGAGGAGGGCCGAGGCTGGTGTGTCTGAGAGTGAGGGGAAGGGTGGGGAGCATGTTGGGAGGATTAGGAGGTTGGTGCTTGAAAGGACTGGAGGGGTTGAGGTTTAG
- a CDS encoding putative spindle pole body component (BUSCO:EOG09260GR8;~COG:Z;~EggNog:ENOG410Q5EE;~InterPro:IPR016024,IPR034085,IPR011989) produces the protein MAEEEDFSSLPLTDRFSHKNWKARKNGYEDAKQQFEKSPDESDPVFTPFIQDPGLWKGAVADSNVAAQQEGLGSYCAFLKFGGVQACTRTRATTVFPICEKGLPSTRPAAKTNAIEALLLCVELDKSDPVIEEMLPALSHKVPKVIAAALAGLRAIYHNFGCKIVDPKPVLKALPKVFGHADKNVRAEAQNLTVELYRWLKEAIKPLFWNELKPVQQQDLEKLFENVKQEPAPKQERFTRAQQDAMAAASAAPEGDDDEFEGGEEYPAEEDEGEVDAFDLAEPVDVFSKIPGNFQEQLSSSKWKDRKEALDALHTVLNVPRIKDGPFDDVIRMLAKSMKDANIAVVTVAANCIELLAKGIRSGFVKYRPTIMSPMLERLKEKKQSVADALGQALDAVFIATSLSECLEEILEFLKHKNPQVKQETLKFLIRCLRTTRDVPAKPEVKSIAEAGTKLLTESTEVNRAGGAEVLGTLMKIMGERAMNPYLDGLDDIRKTKIKEFFETAEVKAKDRPKPIVAPPKPAPGKKVVAKKPALGAKRPAAAAPPVEEPVAAPSPKIARSVPSKVGGPAKPGGLPAPGGLKKRLGGPGGIASPQRRVVSPPTEEQPPAPAPPKFGLGRGLAGRPIAKPAAPSEPAPAPAAPQFSGISALERAELDELRAEKERFMRMVEDLRSERTKLNSQVMELQDQNAQLIEDHTRDVLSIKAKETQLVRARSDAESAEQTVQKQQREIERLKRELARALRASAISPPNTLPENIGMPMSESGSVYQEDGRAPISRAGLMGSRFESSRPRSYASASPSEEKENNGLESSGLSARDAGLGRRKLSPSLGTGYSGLGSPTRSSGLGSGSASGEEQPARSAEPAESWKRAAEVTSQLKARIEQMKARQGLTRPPSQR, from the exons atggccgaggaggaggatttctcttccttgccatTGACGGATCGGTTCTCGCACAAG AACTGGAAAGCCCGCAAGAATGGATATGAGGATGCGAAGCAACAATTCGAGAAGTCGCCTGATGAGTCGGATCCCGTTTTCACGCCATTCATACAAGATCCCGGCTTGTGGAAAGGGGCTGTGGCAGACTCCAATGTTGCGGCTCAACAAGAAGGTCTTGGATCTTATTGCGCATTCTTGAAATTCGGTGGTGTTCAGGCTTGTACAAG GACCCGAGCAACTACCGTCTTCCCGATATGTGAAAAGGGTCTCCCATCCACGCGACCCGCCGCCAAAACGAATGCGATCGAAGCCCTGTTATTATGTGTTGAGCTGGATAAATCGGACCCCGTCATCGAAGAAATGCTCCCCGCTCTGTCACACAAAGTTCCCAAGGTTATTGCCGCTGCGCTGGCAGGACTGAGAGCAATTTATCACAACTTTGGCTGCAAGATTGTTGACCCCAAGCCTGTGTTGAAGGCCTTGCCAAAGGTTTTCGGCCATGCCGACAAGAACGTCCGTGCGGAAGCGCAGAACCTCACTGTGGAACTCTACCGCTGGCTGAAGGAAGCCATCAAACCGCTTTTCTGGAACGAACTCAAGCCCGTACAGCAACAGGATTTGGAGAAGCTGTTTGAAAATGTCAAGCAAGAGCCGGCGCCCAAGCAGGAGAGGTTCACGAGGGCCCAGCAAGATGCCATGGCCGCAGCCAGCGCTGCGCCAGAgggtgatgacgatgagttTGAAGGAGGCGAGGAATACCCggcagaggaagatgaaggagaggtcGATGCTTTCGACCTGGCCGAGCCCGTTGATGTCTTCTCCAAGATCCCAGGAAACTTCCAGGAGcagctttcttcttcgaagtGGAAGGATAGGAAAGAGGCCTTGGACGCTCTGCATACTGTCTTGAACGTTCCCCGGATCAAGGATGGACCGTTCGATGACGTTATTCGAATGTTGGCTAAATCAATGAAGGATGCAAACATCGCCGTGGTAACCGTTGCCGCCAACTGTATTGAACTTCTTGCCAAGGGAATTCGCAGTGGATTCGTCAAGTATCGGCCTACCATCATGTCGCCCATGCTGGAGCGcttgaaagaaaagaagcagagTGTTGCGGATGCCCTAGGTCAAGCTTTGGATGCAGTCTTCATCGCGACTAGCTTGTCAGAGTGCCTGGAGGAGATTCTCGAATTCCTCAAGCACAAGAACCCTCAAGTCAAACAGGAAACGCTCAAGTTCTTGATCCGTTGCCTACGTACAACCAGAGATGTTCCGGCGAAACCGGAAGTCAAGTCGATAGCTGAGGCAGGCACGAAACTCCTTACTGAATCTACTGAGGTCAACCgtgccggaggagctgaagttCTCGGTACCTTGATGAAGATCATGGGCGAGCGGGCGATGAACCCCTATCTGGACGGTCTCGACGACATCAGGAAGACCAAAATCAAGGAATTCTTCGAAACAGCGGAGGTCAAGGCAAAGGATAGACCTAAGCCGATCGTGGCACCGCCGAAACCTGCCCCTGGAAAGAAGGTCGTGGCGAAGAAGCCTGCACTGGGAGCCAAGAGGCCGGCTGCTGCCGCGCCTCCTGTCGAGGAACCCGTAGCTGCTCCGTCACCCAAGATCGCAAGGTCCGTTCCTTCTAAGGTTGGAGGACCCGCCAAACCTGGTGGTCTGCCGGCTCCTGGCGGTCTCAAGAAGAGGCTCGGTGGCCCTGGAGGAATTGCATCTCCGCAGCGGCGGGTTGTCTCACCTCCCACGGAGGAGCAGCCGCCTGCACCGGCACCTCCCAAATTTGGTCTGGGAAGAGGACTTGCAGGCCGACCGATTGCGAAACCAGCGGCTCCCAGCGAGCCTGCGCCCGctcctgcagctcctcaatTCAGCGGAATCTCGGCCCTGGAACGAGCTGAGTTGGATGAGCTACgtgcggagaaggagcggTTCATGCGTATGGTTGAGGACCTGAGGTCAGAGAGGACCAAGCTGAACTCGCAAGTGATGGAGCTTCAAGACCAGAACGCGCAGCTAATTGAAGACCACACAAGGGATGTCCTGAGtatcaaggccaaggaaaCCCAACTGGTTCGCGCACGAAGCGATGCAGAGTCAGCGGAGCAGACTGTACAAAAGCAGCAGCGGGAAATTGAGCGCCTGAAGCGTGAGCTCGCAAGAGCTCTTCGTGCTAGTGCCATTAGCCCTCCCAACACCCTACCGGAGAATATCGGTATGCCTATGTCCGAATCAGGCTCCGTATACCAAGAAGATGGCCGTGCACCGATTTCACGGGCTGGTCTCATGGGCTCGCGATTCGAGAGCTCACGGCCGCGCTCCTATGCTTCGGCTAGCCCgagcgaggagaaggagaacaaTGGCCTGGAATCCTCGGGACTCAGCGCTAGAGATGCAGGACTTGGTCGGCGCAAGCTCAGTCCTAGCTTGGGTACCGGCTACTCTGGCTTGGGAAGTCCGACTCGGTCATCAGGACTGGGCTCGGGCAGTGCTTCTGGCGAAGAACAACCCGCCAGGAGTGCCGAGCCAGcggagagctggaagagagcTGCGGAAGTAACCAGCCAACTCAAGGCAAGAATCGAACAAATGAAG GCAAGGCAAGGGCTTACACGACCACCCTCTCAACgctga
- the CDC4_3 gene encoding SCF ubiquitin ligase complex subunit cdc4 (COG:D;~EggNog:ENOG410PH5S;~InterPro:IPR001810,IPR036322,IPR015943,IPR001680, IPR036047,IPR019775,IPR020472,IPR017986;~PFAM:PF00646,PF00400,PF12937;~go_function: GO:0005515 - protein binding [Evidence IEA]), which translates to MEEDGNGRGLGPGSPSTSVGQFSFAPATRTTVVTTTTTTTTTFPPVLIRPPRATQDLDPKVYPLASAPTPSALRNIRFELGGKSVVFNEPEDTAGTLSELHEKNDALKTSNGLVRSVASFTSDDTQLSRRLAHRTSNQPSNHLSISKRRLTEAQQGSLRARSARVPSEPSFRPARSHGSTPVHPTVAGLATPETETNSNNAMEGILSRRRIHSASNARRETLLRSPLSSEVESQGPSQTLDARKETLRTNTIMQEHDRQSGCSNETGFARPALERTGSDPREHLTGIAASQDSGYDAPGDGSQNLPTESSSQPFIDNIVAQDMCLPSPSLSPVAALNAANIDSSFDSAEDQEDTDSSFDNSDSRFIGPLPVGDSNGEATYVAKPEQLAGPMMQRPTSMMDIPNVLDFFDSVPDSMKTYMMYQFLRRCPKQTLHFVADVVNPALKCDFLSLLPLELSLNIVKYFDVQTMCRAAQVSKKWRHIINSDEKSWKELFDRDGYVLPEGELDRAIREGWGWQFPNGCEDYEKDMSMSPFIKPDPESSVPALQSFGESSDRTLSVSRRPKRKACTRVSSRKLSKRKISSSGTDHSESSDWRKEVSASEGPYAAANAAAAAVPYPDIGLPSLRGLHLYKSLYQRHHSIHRAWMKPVVKPRHIAFRAHDRHVVTCLQFDTEKVLTGSDDTNINVYDTRTGELKATLEGHEGGVWALEYYGNTLVSGSTDRSVRVWDIEKARCTQIFHGHTSTVRCLQIVLPVEVGKKADGTPEMMPKEPLIITGSRDSNLRVWKLPKPGDPGYYQSGPHVDDTDCPYFVRVLTGHQHSVRAIAAHGDTLVSGSYDCTVRVWKISTGETVHRLQGHTLKVYSVVLDHKRNRCISGSMDNMVKVWSLETGSILYNLEGHTSLVGLLDLKCDRLVSAAADSTLRIWDPETGQCRNMLSAHTGAITCFQHDGQKVISGSDRTLKMWDVKTGDCVRDLLTDLSGVWQVKFNDRRCVAAVQRDSLTYIEVLDFGASRDGVPSEQLGRRIVVNRWGQEVSDTDEDYDLSDA; encoded by the exons atggaggaagatggaaaTGGTCGGGGCCTCGGTCCTGGGTCTCCCAGTACCTCCGTCGGTCAATTTTCCTTCGCCCCTGCTACCCGAACTACTGTTGTTACGACGACAACTACAACCACGACGACGTTCCCTCCCGTGCTCATTAGGCCGCCACGCGCGACGCAGGATCTGGATCCCAAGGTCTACCCACTGGCATCTGCCCCTACACCATCGGCGTTGCGGAACATACGATTTGAACTTGGTGGTAAATCGGTTGTGTTCAATGAACCGGAAGATACTGCGGGCACATTAAGTGAG TTGCACGAGAAGAATGACGCGCTCAAAACCTCGAACGGTCTTGTGCGATCTGTGGCCTCCTTCACTTCGGACGATACCCAGCTATCAAGACGTCTTGCACATAGAACCTCCAATCAACCATCTAACCACCTATCGATCTCCAAGCGTCGGCTTACGGAAGCACAACAGGGATCACTGAGGGCACGTTCCGCGCGAGTGCCGTCAGAGCCTTCGTTCCGTCCAGCTCGTTCTCATGGCTCCACGCCAGTACATCCTACCGTGGCTGGCTTAGCCACTCCGGAGACGGAAACCAATAGCAATAACGCCATGGAAGGAATAttgtcgagaaggaggatccACAGTGCGAGTAATGCTCGTAGGGAGACATTACTACGGTCTCCTTTATCCTCGGAAGTCGAGTCTCAGGGACCCTCGCAGACATTGGACGCCAGAAAAGAGACTTTGCGTACAAATACCATCATGCAGGAACATGACAGACAATCTGGCTGCTCTAATGAGACCGGTTTTGCTAGACCTGCATTGGAAAGGACAGGGTCGGACCCTCGGGAACATCTGACCGGGATTGCTGCAAGTCAGGATTCAGGTTATGATGCACCGGGTGACGGTTCTCAGAATCTGCCTACGGAGTCGTCTTCACAGCCTTTTATCGACAATATCGTTGCCCAAGATATGTGCTTGCCCAGTCCCAGCTTGTCTCCAGTGGCGGCTTTAAATGCCGCGAACATCGATTCCTCTTTCGATTCTGCTGAAGACCAAGAGGACACGGACTCCAGCTTTGATAACAGTGATTCTCGCTTTATTGGGCCTTTGCCCGTAGGGGACTCCAACGGCGAAGCGACGTATGTTGCCAAGCCCGAACAGCTTGCAGGACCCATGATGCAACGCCCCACTTCCATGATGGACATACCTAATGTGCTGGACTTCTTTGACTCGGTACCTGACAGTATGAAAACATATATGATGTACCAATTCCTGAGGCGCTGTCCGAAACAGACGCTGCACTTTGTTGCGGACGTTGTTAACCCTGCCTTGAAATGTGACTTCCTGTCCCTGCTTCCGCTTGAGCTCAGTCTTAACATCGTGAAATATTTTGACGTTCAGACCATGTGCCGCGCGGCTCAGGTGTCCAAGAAATGGAGGCATATCATCAATTCTGACGAAAAGTCCTGGAAGGAGCTTTTTGACAGGGACGGATATGTTCTTCCCGAGGGCGAGTTGGATCGTGCGATCAGGGAGGGCTGGGGATGGCAATTTCCGAATGGCTGCGAGGATTATGAGAAGGACATGAGTATGTCTCCTTTCATCAAACCAGATCCAGAATCTTCTGTTCCTGCCTTGCAATCCTTTGGTGAGTCTAGTGATAGGACTCTGTCCGTGAGTCGCCGGCCTAAAAGGAAAGCTTGCACCCGTGTGTCTAGCCGTAAACTTTCGAAGCGAAAGATCTCCTCCAGTGGCACTGACCACTCTGAGTCTTCGGACTGGAGGAAAGAGGTTTCGGCTTCGGAGGGACCTTATGCGGCGGCGAacgctgcggcggcggccgtCCCATATCCGGACATCGGCTTGCCATCGCTTCGCGGTCTTCACCTCTACAAATCGCTATATCAGCGTCACCATTCGATCCACAGGGCTTGGATGAAACCAGTTGTCAAGCCAAGACACATCGCCTTCCGCGCCCATGATCGCCACGTTGTCACTTGTCTCCAGTTCGATACGGAGAAGGTGCTTACTGGGAGCGACGACACGAACATCAATGTTTATGACACTAGGACTGGTGAGCTCAAGGCCACTCTTGAAGGCCATGAAGGGGGTGTTTGGGCACTTGAGTATTATGGCAACACTTTGGTTTCTGGGTCTACCGACAGGTCGGTAAGAGTTTGGGACATCGAAAAGGCTCGGTGCACACAGATATTCCATGGCCACACCTCCACAGTGCGCTGCCTGCAGATTGTCTTACCGGTCGAGGTGGGAAAGAAGGCTGATGGCACACCTGAGATGATGCCAAAGGAACCGTTGATCATCACAGGCTCTCGTGACTCAAACCTTCGTGTCTGGAAACTTCCTAAACCAGGAGATCCGGGTTATTATCAGAGCGGACCTCATGTCGATGACACAGACTGCCCATACTTTGTCCGTGTCCTCACTGGGCACCAGCACTCTGTCCGGGCGATCGCAGCGCATGGTGACACGTTAGTGAGTGGAAGCTATGACTGCACCGTGCGTGTATGGAAAATATCCACAGGAGAGACTGTACATCGGCTTCAAGGTCATACTTTGAAGGTGTATAGTGTCGTTCTTGACCATAAGAGAAATCGTTGTATCAGTGGATCCATGGATAACATGGTTAAGGTGTGGTCATTGGAAACGGGTTCAATTCTGTACAATTTGGAAGGGCACACGTCCCTTGTTGGTCTGCTTGACCTCAAGTGTGACCGTCTAGTGTCGGCGGCTGCGGACTCTACGCTGAGGATCTGGGATCCTGAAACTGGGCAGTGCAGGAACATGCTGAGCGCCCACACCGGTGCAATTACTTGTTTCCAGCATGATGGCCAGAAGGTCATTTCTGGATCAGACCGGACACTGAAGATGTGGGATGTAAAAACTGGGGATTGTGTCCGAGACCTTCTCACCGACCTTAGTGGCGTGTGGCAGGTAAAGTTTAACGACCGGAGATGCGTCGCTGCAGTGCAGCGTGACAGCTTAACATACATTGAG GTCCTTGACTTTGGCGCTTCCCGCGATGGAGTACCAAGCGAACAGCTAGGAAGACGCATCGTCGTCAATAGATGGGGTCAGGAAGTCAGTGACACTGACGAAGATTACGACCTTTCGGACGCCTGA